Proteins co-encoded in one Dreissena polymorpha isolate Duluth1 chromosome 12, UMN_Dpol_1.0, whole genome shotgun sequence genomic window:
- the LOC127853423 gene encoding neurogenic locus notch homolog protein 1-like, with amino-acid sequence MNTCDQDCINTPGSYLCSCRAGFVFKNGKCNDINECLGGNECQQQCVNTIGSYRCSCESGFVLELTDRKSCIAETECTLNQAANCSGNATCSVSDDEVKCVCPNGYNGTYCTDIDECENGKETCDQNCKNTIGGYNCECQVGYFLENDNATCTKCMNWTYGEMCSRECKCNLTNTETCNPTNGNCTCLKGWHGGLCNDDVNECTSTSNECPTNSQCINLSGSFTCECDAGYLKNSSGLCQECPQGRFGKGCTSTCLCDMAHTSVCNPVNGSCTCEAGWTVPECKTDVDECVSANGFKCPANSTCVSAIGSYKCDCDPGFKTSSKGDSCTECSDNTYGIKCFNTCACVKEHTLSHTQSCDTVNGTCKCTGNWTGNTCQIDVDECKEDVCKDQNTVCVNTDGSFACYCKKGFVKDDVTKTCSNVTTVPGKQKDLQITLKIDVQSINLTSDRDFAVVAEKVTLSLRTYLLRFITHFTIVIKDLRKGSLLINFTLFYNNTADAVTNVTNALDDLRKGPNIMYEGKPVEAVSEQLRGYTPCGLFEEIRGGPCEFGTACNVTNGVVSCVVNIVPTDNVKLIIGVSVAGGLILAIGICTAIFIVIKRKARNATKHTLRLENLNRFDGQGGKVFWRSPFKEVRHGNEPEAPRYRTWRSMALSFRQDAVKIPRIVPDENSGTAG; translated from the exons ATGAACACGTGTGATCAAGATTGCATCAACACACCCGGAAGTTATCTTTGTAGTTGCAGAGCaggttttgttttcaaaaatggaAAATGTAACG ATATTAACGAATGCCTAGGCGGGAACGAATGTCAACAACAATGTGTTAACACTATTGGTAGCTACAGATGCTCTTGTGAATCGGGATTCGTTCTTGAACTTACCGACCGAAAGTCTTGCATTG CTGAGACAGAGTGTACGTTAAATCAAGCTGCTAACTGCTCTGGTAATGCTACTTGTTCTGTTTCCGACGACGAGGTTAAATGTGTTTGTCCTAATGGATACAACGGGACTTATTGTACAG ACATCGACGAGTGTGAAAATGGTAAGGAAACATGTGaccaaaattgtaaaaataccATAGGTGGATACAATTGCGAGTGTCAAGTTGGATATTTCCTGGAAAACGATAATGCCACGTGCACAA AGTGCATGAACTGGACATACGGTGAGATGTGTTCCAGGGAATGTAAATGCAATTTGACCAATACTGAGACTTGCAATCCAACAAACGGAAATTGTACGTGTTTGAAAGGTTGGCATGGTGGACTGTGCAACGATGACGTCAACGAATGTACGTCCACTTCAAACGAGTGTCCCACCAATTCCCAATGTATAAACTTATCAGGCAGTTTTACATGCGAATGTGACGCTGGATATCTCAAGAACAGCTCTGGTCTGTGTCAAG AGTGTCCTCAAGGTCGTTTTGGCAAAGGCTGTACAAGCACCTGTTTGTGTGATATGGCACATACATCCGTGTGCAATCCAGTGAACGGGAGCTGTACGTGTGAAGCAGGATGGACTGTCCCCGAATGTAAAACAGATGTCGACGAGTGTGTGTCAGCTAATGGCTTCAAATGTCCTGCCAACTCGACATGCGTCAGTGCTATTGGTAGTTACAAGTGTGATTGTGACCCGGGTTTCAAAACGAGCAGCAAAGGCGACAGCTGTACAG AGTGTTCAGACAacacttacggaataaaatgtttcaatacgTGCGCATGCGTTAAGGAGCACACACTTTCCCACACCCAGTCATGTGACACTGTCAATGGAACATGCAAGTGCACTGGAAACTGGACGGGCAATACTTGCCAAATCGATGTAGATGAGTGCAAAGAAGATGTGTGTAAGGATCAAAACACCGTATGTGTTAACACTGATGGTTCTTTCGCTTGCTACTGCAAGAAAGGCTTTGTAAAAGACGATGTTACCAAAACTTGTTCGAATGTAACGACAG TTCCAGGAAAGCAAAAAGACCTGCAGATAACACTAAAAATTGACGTTCAGAGTATAAATCTTACATCAGACAGGGATTTTGCAGTGGTTGCCGAAAAAGTTACATTATCG CTACGGACCTACCTGTTGCGGTTCATAACACATTTCACAATTGTAATTAAGGATCTACG AAAAGGAAGCTTACTTATAAACTTTACACTTTTCTACAATAACACTGCTGATGCGGTTACAAATGTTACCAATGCACTAGACGATCTTAGGAAAGGACCAAACATCATGTATGAAGGAAAGCCTGTAGAAGCAGTCTCAG AACAACTTCGTGGCTACACGCCATGTGGTTTGTTTGAGGAGATAAGAGGAGGTCCGTGTGAATTCGGGACAGCGTGTAACGTCACAAACGGTGTGGTTTCGTGCGTAGTGAACATTGTGCCCACAG ACAATGTAAAGCTGATCATAGGTGTTTCTGTGGCGGGAGGTCTGATTCTGGCTATAGGAATTTGTACAGcgatatttattgtgatcaaaaGAAAAGCGAGGAACGCCACAAAGCATACCCTAAGGCTGGAAAACCTCAATCG ATTTGATGGACAAGGTGGGAAGGTATTTTGGAGATCACCATTCAAAGAAGTTCGCCATGGAA ATGAACCAGAGGCCCCAAGGTATAGAACATGGCGATCCATGGCTCTGTCATTCAGGCAGGATGCCGTTAAG attccgAGAATAGTTCCAGACGAGAATTCAGGTACTGCAGGATAG